The following proteins are encoded in a genomic region of Danio rerio strain Tuebingen ecotype United States chromosome 16, GRCz12tu, whole genome shotgun sequence:
- the gdf6a gene encoding growth/differentiation factor 6-A precursor (The RefSeq protein has 1 substitution compared to this genomic sequence) yields MDALRAVAFYALFVFLWSLPCCQSAALISQKRSKGARSAFDGQRSHKFLKEILASSPGASRRDDFKDPVVPHDYMISIYRTYSAAEKLGLNASFFRSSKSANTITSFVDKGKDDLTLSPLRRQTYLFDVSTLSDKEELVGAELRIFRKSPGDVQPSPSGVYNLHLLSCRSERPLASRSIDLQDSRKAEWEVLDVWGIFKHRHQENQLCLQLKVTYGKSDTEIDLKQLGFHRHSRTQQERAILVVYTRSKKRENLFNEMKEKIKSRGDDDEEESALQFKARRRRRTALNNRHGKRHGKKSKSRCSKKALHVNFKELGWDDWIIAPLDYEAYHCEGVCDFPLRSHLEPTNHAIIQTLMNSMDPNSTPPSCCVPTKLSPISILYIDSGNNVVYKQYEDMVVEQCGCR; encoded by the exons ATGGATGCCTTGAGAGCAGTCGCCTTTTACGCGCTCTTCGTTTTCCTCTGGAGTTTACCATGTTGCCAGTCAGCTGCGCTAATATCGCAGAAAAGGAGCAAGGGTGCCAGGAGCGCGTTTGATGGACAAAGGTCACATAAATTTCTTAAAGAGATTTTTGCATCATCACCGGGCGCGAGTCGTCGGGATGATTTTAAGGACCCGGTTGTGCCTCATGACTACATGATCTCCATATACAGGACTTACTCCGCCGCTGAGAAACTGGGGCTCAATGCGAGCTTTTTCCGCTCTTCAAAGTCTGCAAACACCATAACGAGTTTCGTGGACAAGGGAAAAG ACGATCTCACGCTCTCTCCTTTGCGAAGACAAACGTATCTGTTTGATGTTTCAACTCTCTCAGACAAAGAGGAGCTGGTCGGTGCTGAATTAAGGATATTTCGCAAATCGCCCGGGGATGTCCAACCGTCCCCATCAGGCGTCTACAACCTTCATTTACTCTCATGTCGATCAGAGAGGCCACTGGCCTCCAGGTCCATTGATCTTCAGGATTCCCGAAAAGCAGAATGGGAGGTTCTGGACGTTTGGGGGATTTTTAAACACAGGCACCAAGAGAATCAGCTTTGTCTCCAGCTTAAGGTTACATATGGCAAATCTGACACTGAGATCGACCTAAAGCAACTTGGTTTCCACCGCCACAGCCGGACGCAGCAAGAAAGAGCCATATTGGTGGTCTACACGCGGTCCAAGAAGAGAGAGAACTTGTTTAATGAGATGAAAGAGAAAATTAAGTCTCGCggagatgatgatgaggaggagagCGCGCTGCAGTTTAAAGCGCGGCGCAGACGGAGAACTGCGCTTAATAATCGGCACGGGAAAAGGCATGGCAAAAAGTCCAAATCGAGATGCAGCAAAAAGGCTCTGCACGTCAACTTCAAAGAACTTGGATGGGACGACTGGATCATCGCTCCCCTGGATTACGAAGCCTATCACTGCGAAGGCGTGTGCGACTTCCCGTTGAGGTCGCACCTAGAGCCGACCAACCACGCCATCATTCAGACGCTCATGAACTCCATGGACCCCAACAGCACTCCACCGAGCTGTTGCGTCCCCACAAAACTCAGCCCCATCAGTATACTGTACATAGACTCTGGGAACAACGTCGTGTACAAACAGTACGAGGACATGGTGGTAGAACAGTGTGGCTGCAGGTAG
- the gdf6a gene encoding growth/differentiation factor 6-A isoform X1 has product MDALRAVAFYALFVFLWSLPCCQSAALISQKRSKGARSAFDGQRTYSAAEKLGLNASFFRSSKSANTITSFVDKGKDDLTLSPLRRQTYLFDVSTLSDKEELVGAELRIFRKSPGDVQPSPSGVYNLHLLSCRSERPLASRSIDLQDSRKAEWEVLDVWGIFKHRHQENQLCLQLKVTYGKSDTEIDLKQLGFHRHSRTQQERAILVVYTRSKKRENLFNEMKEKIKSRGDDDEEESALQFKARRRRRTALNNRHGKRHGKKSKSRCSKKALHVNFKELGWDDWIIAPLDYEAYHCEGVCDFPLRSHLEPTNHAIIQTLMNSMDPNSTPPSCCVPTKLSPISILYIDSGNNVVYKQYEDMVVEQCGCR; this is encoded by the exons ATGGATGCCTTGAGAGCAGTCGCCTTTTACGCGCTCTTCGTTTTCCTCTGGAGTTTACCATGTTGCCAGTCAGCTGCGCTAATATCGCAGAAAAGGAGCAAGGGTGCCAGGAGCGCGTTTGATGGACAAAG GACTTACTCCGCCGCTGAGAAACTGGGGCTCAATGCGAGCTTTTTCCGCTCTTCAAAGTCTGCAAACACCATAACGAGTTTCGTGGACAAGGGAAAAG ACGATCTCACGCTCTCTCCTTTGCGAAGACAAACGTATCTGTTTGATGTTTCAACTCTCTCAGACAAAGAGGAGCTGGTCGGTGCTGAATTAAGGATATTTCGCAAATCGCCCGGGGATGTCCAACCGTCCCCATCAGGCGTCTACAACCTTCATTTACTCTCATGTCGATCAGAGAGGCCACTGGCCTCCAGGTCCATTGATCTTCAGGATTCCCGAAAAGCAGAATGGGAGGTTCTGGACGTTTGGGGGATTTTTAAACACAGGCACCAAGAGAATCAGCTTTGTCTCCAGCTTAAGGTTACATATGGCAAATCTGACACTGAGATCGACCTAAAGCAACTTGGTTTCCACCGCCACAGCCGGACGCAGCAAGAAAGAGCCATATTGGTGGTCTACACGCGGTCCAAGAAGAGAGAGAACTTGTTTAATGAGATGAAAGAGAAAATTAAGTCTCGCggagatgatgatgaggaggagagCGCGCTGCAGTTTAAAGCGCGGCGCAGACGGAGAACTGCGCTTAATAATCGGCACGGGAAAAGGCATGGCAAAAAGTCCAAATCGAGATGCAGCAAAAAGGCTCTGCACGTCAACTTCAAAGAACTTGGATGGGACGACTGGATCATCGCTCCCCTGGATTACGAAGCCTATCACTGCGAAGGCGTGTGCGACTTCCCGTTGAGGTCGCACCTAGAGCCGACCAACCACGCCATCATTCAGACGCTCATGAACTCCATGGACCCCAACAGCACTCCACCGAGCTGTTGCGTCCCCACAAAACTCAGCCCCATCAGTATACTGTACATAGACTCTGGGAACAACGTCGTGTACAAACAGTACGAGGACATGGTGGTAGAACAGTGTGGCTGCAGGTAG